One stretch of Pseudanabaena sp. ABRG5-3 DNA includes these proteins:
- a CDS encoding CRISPR-associated protein Csc3, whose amino-acid sequence MSRLLGKPPKTLEERYFSEIRPEFYKIHGNHHQHGVRKGTTLAQHFDSACQFVLTVSRIAEIPDDKRAVLLAATAVHDLNKLDPHERKVKTLARDREFLENEFYRVGVSSLIKNDDDLELARKLIERHSGHNASDGALFLPEDPIIRRIAAILIAADLFDLGIAEKERFRKIENELTVAFGRPSKLFKVSVSQDRGYITALLLSACEEVLAEKGLTTLSIFPDHIIFEGRTFPTGDLTTEIAACWQFKIDSVFGGNIDQLVKATKDGIKISTHAVQHNLDEVLGVVLAHLEKKKAGFKLDKVQTDVKKWGGEKAGEEALTEAANVGLLPVSNAEEFGLSEALKSAYLSYRQVEPELSPSQVWDAIAKHTGLSEVQRLALEPFDAQYARSLFAAKAVTTGIDGAISALRDSLELRKNSLQEQKGSDVSEEIIDAVNRTLNWQATSILKGGEELDAYINANPRQRCSLGSTYGETDNLSAPTMPIGTKVQVFSNRLPGGMSSDPTRQADPMTSLGYQLMNVGAFFPAVKKDPPFYLHLALPQGSCPELLRIWREWIREQAATNTEGGTVNVDELKLYRDNEIEFKSNKVVGFAFPKRPDFVHTSIVLPLTWGDTNASLAILKSLRLALEISLAPDFGFPFVLSSGMQVETLHDGFGRVEGIPSSFGGLLGSGNYTYEEALEIRDRLRCLGKLALAVSSLNKLDDCLYDLARATAQPFSLYYVLLRWILREQDEPNWAFNWDRIRQPLNLLMESLMPDNNALTHYLKEATFLAAEGNLWGSSNDKRTSLVEPFAAMVSAIRGLKSYMPLDVVFAALVQSYHTRLDRIRDFQVGLTKLEQLKNYYAVLRSLYEDVYQARPEKFLADQKTLEAAYLFFLQEARRNKKAKTENENNTTTI is encoded by the coding sequence ACCTGACGATAAAAGGGCTGTTTTACTTGCTGCTACGGCTGTTCATGATTTGAATAAACTTGATCCTCACGAGCGCAAAGTTAAAACTTTAGCTAGAGATCGCGAGTTTCTAGAAAATGAATTTTACAGAGTAGGTGTTTCTAGTCTCATTAAAAATGATGACGATTTGGAATTAGCTCGAAAATTGATTGAGCGTCACTCTGGACATAATGCTAGTGATGGGGCGCTATTTTTGCCTGAAGATCCCATAATTAGGAGAATCGCAGCAATTCTCATCGCCGCAGATTTGTTTGACTTGGGTATTGCTGAAAAAGAGCGCTTTCGGAAAATTGAGAATGAGTTGACGGTTGCTTTTGGTAGACCTAGCAAATTATTTAAGGTAAGCGTTTCTCAGGATCGAGGTTATATTACAGCTTTACTTTTAAGCGCTTGCGAAGAAGTTCTTGCAGAGAAAGGACTAACAACTTTATCGATATTTCCCGACCACATTATTTTTGAAGGTAGAACTTTTCCCACTGGCGATCTAACTACAGAAATAGCAGCTTGTTGGCAATTTAAAATTGATAGCGTTTTTGGTGGGAATATCGATCAATTAGTCAAAGCCACTAAGGACGGCATTAAAATTTCGACTCATGCGGTACAACATAATCTAGATGAGGTTTTGGGCGTTGTACTGGCACATCTAGAGAAGAAAAAAGCAGGGTTTAAGTTAGATAAAGTTCAAACTGATGTCAAAAAATGGGGTGGTGAGAAAGCTGGAGAAGAAGCTCTTACCGAAGCGGCTAATGTTGGCTTATTACCTGTAAGTAATGCAGAAGAGTTTGGATTGTCGGAAGCTTTAAAGTCTGCATATTTAAGCTATCGACAAGTTGAACCAGAACTTTCTCCATCGCAAGTATGGGATGCGATCGCTAAGCATACGGGTTTATCTGAAGTTCAAAGACTTGCATTAGAGCCGTTTGATGCTCAATATGCCCGATCACTATTTGCAGCTAAAGCAGTTACAACTGGCATAGATGGGGCGATCTCAGCACTTCGAGATTCTTTAGAGTTGCGAAAAAATAGTCTTCAGGAGCAGAAAGGCTCTGATGTTTCCGAAGAGATTATTGATGCTGTTAATCGAACTCTCAACTGGCAAGCGACAAGCATTCTCAAGGGAGGTGAAGAATTAGATGCTTATATAAATGCAAATCCAAGGCAAAGATGCTCTTTAGGTTCTACCTATGGCGAAACCGATAATTTATCTGCACCAACAATGCCCATTGGTACTAAAGTTCAAGTTTTCTCTAATCGTTTACCCGGGGGAATGAGTAGCGATCCAACCAGACAAGCCGATCCCATGACTTCTTTGGGCTATCAGTTAATGAATGTGGGCGCATTTTTCCCTGCGGTTAAAAAAGATCCGCCGTTCTATTTACATTTAGCCTTACCTCAAGGATCGTGTCCAGAATTGTTGAGAATTTGGAGAGAATGGATTAGAGAACAAGCGGCAACAAATACAGAAGGAGGAACAGTTAATGTAGATGAACTGAAACTTTATCGTGATAATGAGATCGAGTTTAAATCAAATAAAGTTGTTGGATTTGCATTCCCGAAACGACCTGATTTCGTACATACAAGCATAGTTTTACCTCTAACTTGGGGTGATACCAACGCATCTCTAGCAATACTTAAATCCCTAAGATTAGCCCTAGAAATTTCTCTGGCTCCTGATTTTGGCTTTCCATTTGTACTGAGTTCGGGTATGCAAGTGGAAACATTGCATGATGGATTTGGACGAGTGGAAGGTATACCAAGCTCCTTTGGTGGATTACTCGGATCGGGAAATTACACCTATGAGGAGGCTTTAGAAATACGCGATCGCTTGAGATGTCTAGGAAAATTAGCCTTAGCTGTCTCAAGTCTAAATAAACTTGACGATTGCTTGTATGACTTAGCGCGTGCTACAGCACAGCCATTTAGTCTCTACTATGTGCTGCTGCGTTGGATTTTACGAGAGCAGGACGAACCAAATTGGGCATTCAATTGGGATCGGATTCGTCAACCTTTAAACCTTTTAATGGAGAGCCTTATGCCTGACAATAACGCATTAACACATTATCTAAAAGAAGCAACATTTCTTGCCGCAGAAGGGAATTTATGGGGAAGTTCTAATGATAAAAGAACTTCGCTGGTTGAACCTTTTGCTGCAATGGTATCAGCAATTCGTGGGTTGAAATCATATATGCCTCTAGATGTAGTGTTTGCTGCTCTTGTACAGAGCTATCACACACGTCTTGATCGCATTCGAGATTTTCAAGTTGGTTTAACTAAGCTTGAGCAACTCAAGAATTATTATGCTGTTTTGAGATCGCTTTATGAGGATGTCTATCAGGCTAGACCTGAGAAGTTTCTTGCTGATCAGAAAACACTAGAAGCTGCTTATCTATTCTTCTTGCAAGAAGCTAGGCGCAATAAAAAGGCAAAGACTGAGAACGAAAACAATACCACAACTATATAA
- the cas7d gene encoding type I-D CRISPR-associated protein Cas7/Csc2: MSVDKLSKFFATTYENFPKGRTIGLVVLRTTLSETIFRTEGTGEPICREFVQAGETDPSIIQRLVMTKRKQVAPERRKGREFLRAESLLYPSKDGTFCSLNTNAPCEMCVDCFLYGFAAGGGGAQKSRIWTEDAFSLLPASDLIGDRTINAIYETGTMRDENNKASTALNTSEYIKPSVHFLDVVTLKDVTADEMRYIVGNILLTSRYGAVSSRVGRMENQILGIFGGIAELPSSLELVQSVHDAFTASGKALEHPLETQAIADVTKQVISDWINKRGVSVKLSDAEVSELIADVDRHWSEDERATFLKRLDSSYETFRKVPEEKKAKGKGKAKDTEAGG; this comes from the coding sequence ATGTCTGTTGATAAACTTTCTAAATTTTTTGCTACCACTTACGAGAACTTTCCAAAAGGTCGCACCATTGGCTTAGTTGTGTTGAGGACTACGCTATCTGAAACAATTTTTCGTACAGAAGGTACTGGGGAGCCAATCTGCCGTGAGTTTGTTCAAGCAGGAGAAACTGACCCTAGTATTATTCAGCGTCTTGTCATGACGAAACGCAAACAAGTCGCGCCCGAACGTCGCAAAGGTCGAGAATTTCTTCGGGCTGAGTCTCTTCTGTATCCAAGTAAAGATGGTACTTTCTGCTCTCTAAATACGAATGCTCCCTGTGAGATGTGCGTAGATTGCTTCCTATATGGATTTGCTGCGGGTGGTGGTGGAGCGCAAAAGAGCCGAATCTGGACTGAAGATGCTTTTAGCTTGCTGCCAGCGTCCGATCTAATTGGCGATCGCACCATCAACGCAATCTATGAAACTGGCACAATGCGAGATGAGAACAATAAAGCTTCAACTGCATTAAATACCAGCGAATACATTAAGCCCAGTGTACATTTTCTAGATGTAGTCACGCTCAAAGATGTTACTGCGGATGAGATGCGCTACATTGTCGGCAATATCTTGTTAACCAGTCGCTATGGCGCTGTATCTAGCCGTGTTGGTCGCATGGAAAATCAGATTCTTGGCATTTTTGGCGGCATTGCCGAGTTACCAAGTTCTTTAGAGTTGGTGCAGTCGGTTCATGATGCGTTTACAGCTTCAGGTAAAGCCCTTGAGCATCCCTTGGAAACACAAGCGATCGCTGATGTCACCAAGCAAGTTATCTCTGATTGGATAAATAAACGAGGTGTCTCGGTGAAACTATCTGATGCAGAAGTATCTGAACTCATTGCCGATGTCGATCGCCACTGGTCAGAAGATGAGCGTGCAACCTTCTTGAAACGTCTTGATTCTTCTTACGAAACATTCCGTAAAGTTCCTGAGGAGAAAAAAGCCAAAGGTAAAGGCAAGGCTAAAGACACTGAAGCAGGAGGCTAA
- the cas5d gene encoding type I-D CRISPR-associated protein Cas5/Csc1: MPRNANEQLSLLTKPETPVINFQKARLIELWCAEPIFFSSRELSDCYYTEGVIGNYALAYALGWARSPYRLTGTSTGKPTYREDLTPLAHECYVLPAWSADGNVKFRFERFNALSDSYWYAMTNNRVATSREDLPLWRQGQKISSFRPSNFPQTGRLRLIDRGNYFHTLIFGDRELPEYIRVGKFMSKVRVRILDEYAVSYLPGGEHSCQTLLNTADLPKNLSLLSFDLLSIPPVSLIRNLVFQGAAWRMGDYTIPANSHFLGGSA; encoded by the coding sequence ATGCCTCGCAATGCAAATGAACAGTTAAGCTTACTGACTAAACCAGAAACACCTGTTATTAACTTCCAAAAAGCTCGACTTATTGAGCTATGGTGCGCCGAGCCGATCTTCTTTTCTTCTAGAGAATTGTCGGACTGTTACTACACAGAAGGAGTAATTGGTAATTATGCCCTTGCCTATGCGTTAGGCTGGGCGCGATCGCCCTATCGCTTGACGGGAACAAGCACAGGTAAACCAACTTATCGCGAAGACTTAACTCCCTTAGCCCATGAGTGTTATGTCTTGCCAGCATGGTCAGCCGATGGCAACGTGAAGTTTCGGTTTGAGCGTTTCAATGCTCTTTCTGATTCTTATTGGTATGCAATGACAAACAATCGAGTCGCTACTTCACGGGAAGATTTACCGCTATGGCGACAAGGACAAAAAATTAGTTCATTTCGTCCCAGTAACTTTCCCCAAACTGGAAGACTACGTTTAATTGATCGCGGTAATTACTTTCATACATTGATTTTTGGCGATCGCGAGTTACCCGAATATATTCGTGTTGGTAAGTTTATGAGCAAAGTCAGAGTGCGTATTCTCGATGAATATGCAGTGAGCTATTTGCCCGGTGGTGAGCATTCTTGCCAAACGCTTTTAAACACTGCTGATCTGCCTAAAAATTTATCGCTATTATCCTTTGACTTGCTTTCCATTCCTCCTGTCTCGCTAATCAGAAACCTTGTGTTTCAGGGTGCGGCTTGGCGGATGGGTGATTACACAATTCCTGCAAATTCTCACTTTTTAGGAGGGAGTGCTTAA
- the cas3 gene encoding type I-D CRISPR-associated helicase Cas3': MSSSITIELEPKSIASCEPPEELKFLGHTLQHQVDVFEKSRDHDIIMDLAPTGTGKTKASLSVLLHNHDRSAIYIAPTNALVEQQTEAAKQFVKDAGLNHFVIAASAKEVRAWSNDRVGSRPGEKIYNLLRNPAIFFPELEEYRPILLVTNPDLFYYATFFCYNRLDRVNLASSFYNQFATVIIDEFHLYNSKQLVSLFFYLSFSKVFKFFDDGRKIVLLTATPEKVCELALIKLESQGVKIAKIGGEEITDKMLPSQTSVNLEIRPQSDRDVLLDEIANEVAERFNKHPDRNGAIILDSLDHINRLKDRLRQKGLNNFSGRITGAIKDKRDRKESAQLPIILATSTVDVGFNFERNIDLDRQNLDWLIFSVRDRAAFWQRIGRVGRVLGKTKTNIPSDAIAYLPEAAWEQGIADLNCNGGRSALWQKLEELPCLEKPFLQFYWQSEAFLEIARPLLEIEEKLENLPEANLIPQLFETMRSVLGGKRTWAERRYRMIVLRASEQIARENSPKAIQEKWRHIKGGSAFIKKFLQTQHPEKYNELEAGSVTIGEWEKEFQEYEDAATELKEFAEFWSKSYAPLFQFREGLFENLRISDPHNLILDFSEETDIDPIHLLRHYEFDSRGSEIEITKRANPPYTISFSWRFHGSRQDFLQTQINKLTVLKNCKIQRTLDCNIRPTPLLKSLEKDLLSGVIICPIASHVAYFKLRKMGIMSYPITVKGNDFEKEYAFLPALSGILTAAMAGVKIRLMDEENFWIA; the protein is encoded by the coding sequence ATGTCTAGCTCCATCACAATTGAACTTGAGCCTAAAAGCATTGCTAGTTGCGAACCTCCCGAAGAGTTAAAATTTTTAGGGCATACTTTGCAGCATCAAGTAGATGTATTTGAGAAGTCCCGCGATCATGACATCATCATGGATCTTGCGCCTACAGGGACAGGTAAAACCAAAGCAAGTTTATCTGTATTACTACACAATCACGATCGCAGTGCTATTTACATCGCACCGACTAACGCGCTTGTAGAACAGCAGACAGAAGCAGCCAAGCAATTTGTAAAAGATGCAGGGCTTAATCATTTTGTGATTGCGGCATCTGCTAAGGAAGTCCGTGCATGGTCAAATGATCGCGTGGGTTCTCGCCCAGGGGAAAAAATCTATAACTTGCTTCGCAACCCTGCAATATTTTTTCCTGAGCTAGAAGAGTATAGACCGATTCTCTTAGTCACAAACCCCGATCTGTTTTACTATGCAACTTTTTTTTGCTACAACAGATTAGATCGAGTCAACCTAGCCAGCAGTTTCTACAACCAATTTGCAACAGTTATTATTGATGAATTTCATCTTTATAACTCCAAGCAGCTTGTAAGTTTATTTTTCTATCTATCTTTCTCAAAAGTTTTTAAGTTTTTTGATGATGGCAGAAAAATTGTCTTATTGACAGCCACGCCCGAAAAAGTTTGTGAACTGGCTTTGATTAAGCTTGAGTCTCAAGGTGTAAAAATCGCAAAGATAGGTGGCGAAGAAATTACTGATAAAATGCTTCCTTCTCAAACATCTGTAAACTTGGAGATAAGACCACAATCTGATCGTGATGTCCTTCTAGATGAAATTGCTAATGAGGTTGCTGAGCGTTTTAACAAGCATCCTGATCGCAACGGAGCAATTATTCTGGATTCTCTAGACCATATTAATCGGCTCAAAGATCGTCTCCGTCAAAAGGGTTTAAATAATTTCTCAGGTAGGATTACAGGTGCAATAAAAGACAAAAGAGATCGTAAAGAATCAGCACAATTGCCCATTATTCTAGCGACTAGCACAGTTGATGTCGGGTTTAACTTTGAGCGCAATATAGATCTTGATCGCCAGAATTTAGATTGGTTAATCTTTTCAGTCCGTGATCGTGCAGCATTTTGGCAAAGAATCGGACGAGTCGGACGTGTTTTGGGGAAAACTAAAACTAATATTCCCTCTGACGCGATCGCTTATTTACCTGAAGCTGCGTGGGAACAGGGAATTGCTGATCTTAACTGTAACGGTGGGCGCTCTGCCCTATGGCAAAAGTTAGAAGAGTTGCCATGCCTTGAAAAGCCATTCTTGCAATTTTACTGGCAATCTGAAGCATTCCTAGAAATAGCTAGACCTTTACTAGAAATAGAGGAAAAACTCGAAAATCTACCAGAAGCAAATCTCATACCTCAATTATTCGAGACTATGAGATCGGTTCTTGGAGGCAAACGCACTTGGGCAGAGCGCCGTTATCGCATGATTGTGTTAAGGGCTTCAGAACAAATCGCTAGAGAAAATTCCCCGAAAGCAATTCAAGAGAAATGGAGGCATATCAAAGGTGGAAGCGCTTTCATCAAAAAATTCTTACAAACTCAACATCCTGAAAAATACAATGAACTTGAAGCAGGTTCTGTAACAATAGGAGAATGGGAGAAAGAGTTTCAAGAATATGAAGATGCAGCTACTGAACTAAAGGAATTTGCTGAATTTTGGAGTAAAAGCTATGCTCCTCTATTTCAATTTCGAGAAGGGCTATTTGAAAATTTAAGAATTAGCGATCCTCATAACTTAATCTTAGATTTTTCGGAAGAGACAGACATCGATCCAATTCATTTACTAAGACATTATGAGTTTGATTCAAGAGGGTCTGAAATTGAAATAACTAAACGGGCTAATCCACCATATACAATTAGCTTCAGTTGGAGATTTCACGGATCGAGACAAGATTTCCTACAAACTCAGATTAACAAGTTAACTGTTCTTAAAAACTGTAAAATTCAGCGGACTCTTGATTGCAATATTCGTCCAACACCATTACTAAAATCCCTAGAAAAAGATCTACTTTCAGGAGTAATAATTTGCCCTATAGCAAGTCATGTTGCTTATTTCAAACTAAGAAAGATGGGAATCATGTCTTACCCTATTACAGTTAAAGGCAATGACTTTGAGAAAGAATACGCCTTTTTGCCAGCCCTATCAGGGATTTTAACTGCTGCAATGGCTGGTGTTAAAATTCGCTTAATGGATGAAGAAAACTTTTGGATTGCTTAA